In Streptomyces longhuiensis, the following proteins share a genomic window:
- a CDS encoding PP2C family protein-serine/threonine phosphatase — protein sequence MSGGQSGHPRLLTAAETAAPVDAVDVIAEDLRLRFGATQVSFLIVDLTGKAVARLSTAPAEDGLKTERIPVFGSAYEEVIRTQRLYQEVTDQGQRVIVPVTNRGDAIGLLELLLPADPGKDVLDEVGEAAHVLAYIVIANERFTDFYTWGKHSRPTTLAAEIQYQLLPSSLSCEAAQFTLCGSLEPSEDLSGDTFDYTLQRDALHVSVTDPMGHDLDAALAATVLVSALRGARRAGAGLAEQAQRVDRALVDHGHGHATGQLLRINLHTGRAQLVNAGHPWPLRMRKGVAEVITCEVDHPFGLSEFTTLPYRVQDLDLRHGDRLLMFTDGMVERHGEKVDLPALLERTRGLHPRETALLLTSAVRDAAGGRLEDDATVMCLDWHGPQETQRHASSGADAQQASASRTKQQP from the coding sequence GTGAGTGGTGGGCAGAGCGGACATCCCCGGTTGCTGACGGCAGCGGAGACGGCGGCGCCGGTGGATGCCGTCGATGTGATCGCGGAGGACCTGCGGCTGCGTTTCGGGGCCACGCAGGTCTCTTTCCTCATCGTGGACCTGACGGGGAAGGCGGTGGCGCGGCTGTCGACAGCCCCCGCGGAGGATGGGCTGAAGACGGAGCGGATCCCTGTCTTCGGCAGCGCCTACGAGGAGGTGATCCGTACCCAGCGGCTTTATCAGGAGGTGACCGATCAGGGGCAGCGAGTGATCGTGCCGGTCACCAACCGGGGGGACGCGATCGGGCTGCTGGAACTGCTCCTGCCAGCCGATCCCGGCAAGGACGTCCTTGATGAGGTCGGGGAAGCGGCCCATGTCCTGGCCTACATCGTGATCGCCAATGAGCGCTTCACCGACTTCTACACCTGGGGCAAACACTCCAGGCCAACCACTCTGGCAGCGGAAATCCAGTACCAGCTGCTTCCCTCGTCTCTTTCGTGCGAGGCCGCACAGTTCACGCTGTGCGGGAGCCTGGAGCCTTCCGAAGACCTCAGCGGCGACACCTTCGACTACACCCTGCAACGGGACGCACTGCACGTGTCGGTGACCGATCCCATGGGCCACGACCTCGATGCGGCCCTGGCTGCCACGGTCCTCGTGAGCGCCCTGCGTGGCGCCCGCCGCGCAGGAGCCGGCCTGGCCGAACAGGCCCAACGGGTCGACCGGGCACTCGTCGACCACGGCCACGGGCACGCCACCGGGCAGCTGCTGCGCATCAATCTCCATACCGGGCGGGCCCAGCTCGTCAACGCGGGACACCCCTGGCCACTGCGCATGCGCAAGGGCGTTGCAGAGGTGATCACCTGTGAGGTGGACCATCCATTCGGGCTGTCGGAATTCACGACCCTCCCCTACCGTGTGCAGGACCTCGATCTGCGCCATGGCGACCGTCTGCTCATGTTCACCGACGGCATGGTCGAACGACATGGGGAGAAGGTCGACCTGCCTGCCCTACTGGAGCGCACCCGGGGCCTGCACCCGCGGGAGACCGCGTTGTTGCTGACGTCCGCAGTCCGGGACGCAGCTGGCGGGCGGCTCGAAGACGACGCCACCGTGATGTGCCTGGACTGGCACGGCCCACAGGAGACCCAACGACACGCCAGTTCCGGCGCGGACGCTCAACAAGCCTCAGCCAGTCGCACGAAGCAGCAGCCGTGA
- a CDS encoding response regulator transcription factor, translating to MRVLVVEDERGLAAGLAHGLASDGFVANIAYNGVDGLWHAVNEPHDVIVLDIMLPGLTGYEVLKRLRMAGVWTPVLMLTAKDGECDEADALDLGADDYLSKPFSYVVLVARLRALLRRGAPARPAVLTADDLNLDPASRRCHRAGREIALTAREFALLEFLLRHRDEVVSKTDILTHVWDENYDGDTNIVEVYVGYLRRKIDVPFDRQSIDTIRGAGYRLRGTGQ from the coding sequence ATGCGAGTGCTCGTAGTCGAAGACGAACGCGGGCTTGCCGCGGGACTCGCGCACGGCCTCGCCTCCGACGGCTTCGTCGCCAATATCGCCTATAACGGTGTGGACGGGCTCTGGCATGCCGTCAACGAGCCGCACGACGTCATCGTGCTGGACATCATGCTGCCCGGACTGACCGGATACGAGGTCCTCAAACGGCTACGGATGGCCGGCGTGTGGACCCCAGTGCTGATGCTCACTGCCAAGGACGGCGAGTGCGACGAGGCAGACGCCCTCGATCTCGGGGCCGATGACTACCTGAGCAAACCGTTCTCCTACGTGGTGCTCGTCGCCCGCCTGCGGGCCCTGCTGCGCCGCGGGGCACCGGCCAGACCCGCCGTACTCACAGCCGACGACCTCAACTTGGACCCCGCATCTCGCCGATGTCACCGCGCAGGGCGGGAAATCGCTCTGACAGCGCGGGAGTTCGCGCTGCTGGAATTCCTGCTCCGCCACCGCGACGAGGTGGTCAGCAAAACCGACATCCTCACCCACGTGTGGGACGAGAACTACGACGGCGACACCAACATTGTCGAGGTGTACGTCGGCTATTTGCGGCGCAAGATCGACGTCCCCTTCGACCGCCAGTCGATCGACACCATCCGCGGGGCCGGCTACCGGCTACGCGGCACAGGCCAGTGA
- a CDS encoding sensor histidine kinase: MLVAWLRTNLISGLDQTAWQRAQAVAEIVNSGNLPAALPSAGDRDITAQVIDSKGTVRSSSPNLEGNQRAFTFAPAPATSDEPHARSVHHLPHGENGTWRAVAIRAGTPNTPMTVYAAVLTEDVDNSLAGLTRGLAIGVPLAVTVLTSVAWLLTGRALHPVEVLRAQTAEITVSDLSRRLDVPPSADALGRLATTLNDLLARLEASTHKQRQFIADASHELRSPLSSLHTQLEVAARHPESTDWRSLGPVLVEDSERLSRLVDDLVRLARLDARPQFRTRPVDLDEIVFAEVRRARQRTHLTIDQHAVSAARADGDVDALTRVVRNLLDNALRYATQRIDVSLGVCDGTAQLVVSDDGPGIPGPDRQRVFDRFTRLDDARGRDTGGSGLGLSIVRDIITVHRGTVHVEDNATGARFVVRLPITQH; encoded by the coding sequence GTGCTGGTCGCCTGGCTTCGCACCAACCTCATCAGCGGACTCGACCAGACCGCCTGGCAGCGGGCCCAAGCCGTCGCCGAGATCGTCAACTCCGGAAACCTCCCTGCCGCGCTGCCCTCCGCCGGCGATCGCGACATCACCGCCCAAGTCATCGACAGCAAAGGCACGGTACGGTCCAGCTCACCGAATCTAGAAGGCAACCAGAGAGCGTTCACCTTCGCCCCGGCACCGGCCACCTCGGATGAGCCCCACGCCCGTAGCGTGCATCACCTTCCCCACGGAGAGAACGGAACATGGCGCGCCGTGGCCATCCGCGCCGGCACGCCCAACACGCCGATGACCGTGTACGCCGCCGTGCTCACGGAGGACGTCGACAACAGCCTCGCCGGGCTCACCAGGGGGCTGGCCATTGGCGTGCCGCTGGCCGTTACCGTGCTCACCAGCGTCGCATGGCTGCTCACCGGGCGTGCTTTGCATCCCGTAGAGGTGCTGCGCGCTCAGACCGCCGAAATTACCGTCTCCGATCTCAGTCGCCGTCTCGATGTGCCCCCATCAGCCGACGCGCTGGGCCGGCTCGCCACCACACTCAACGATCTACTCGCCCGGCTAGAGGCCTCTACGCACAAGCAGCGCCAGTTCATCGCCGACGCGAGCCACGAGCTGCGCAGCCCCCTGAGCAGCCTGCACACGCAACTGGAGGTCGCCGCCCGGCATCCCGAATCCACGGACTGGCGCAGCCTGGGCCCGGTCCTCGTAGAGGACAGCGAACGCCTCTCCCGTCTCGTCGACGACCTGGTGCGCCTGGCCCGTCTCGACGCCCGCCCTCAATTCCGCACACGCCCCGTGGACCTGGACGAGATCGTCTTCGCCGAAGTCCGGCGCGCTCGTCAGCGCACGCATCTCACCATCGATCAGCACGCCGTCAGTGCCGCGCGCGCGGACGGCGACGTTGACGCCCTCACCCGCGTGGTGCGGAACCTGCTGGACAACGCCCTCCGGTACGCCACCCAAAGGATCGACGTGAGCCTCGGCGTCTGCGACGGCACCGCGCAACTTGTCGTCTCCGACGACGGTCCCGGCATCCCCGGACCCGACCGACAGCGCGTTTTCGACCGCTTCACACGCCTGGACGACGCGCGGGGCAGAGACACCGGCGGCAGCGGACTGGGACTCTCCATCGTCCGCGACATCATCACCGTCCACCGCGGCACCGTCCATGTCGAGGACAACGCCACCGGCGCCCGCTTCGTCGTCCGCCTCCCCATCACACAGCACTGA